The following are encoded in a window of Salinigranum halophilum genomic DNA:
- a CDS encoding ABC transporter ATP-binding protein, producing the protein MSGTRRDPLLDVEELRTRFKTDEGVVRAVDGVSFSVGRGETVCLVGESGSGKTVASESITRLIRTPPGEIRGTVRFEGRDLATLSDAELTEIRGGDIAHVFQNPQGALNPVYTVGWQLVEAVRLHDEVTRREARDRALELLDRVGIPDATTRFDDYPHEFSGGMKQRVVIAMALASNPKLLIADEPTTALDVTIQAQILRLLVELQEEFDMSILLITHDLGVVAEVADRVVVLYAGKVMETAGVYDLFDRPSHPYTRALLDCLPGRGGRMRSIGGTLPDPTDPPPGCRFAARCPHAVDACTDGEQPPQYAVSTGDEHAVAHEVSCVHFGPGGDPSVVLGERAETTGSDGPATGTGGDD; encoded by the coding sequence CTGCTCGACGTCGAGGAACTCCGCACGCGGTTCAAGACGGACGAGGGTGTCGTCCGCGCGGTCGACGGGGTTTCCTTCTCCGTCGGGCGGGGCGAGACCGTCTGTCTCGTCGGGGAGTCGGGGTCCGGCAAGACGGTCGCCTCCGAGTCCATCACCCGCCTGATTCGGACGCCGCCGGGCGAGATTCGAGGGACCGTCCGGTTCGAGGGTCGCGACCTCGCGACACTCTCCGACGCGGAGCTCACCGAGATCAGAGGCGGCGATATCGCCCACGTCTTCCAGAACCCACAGGGGGCGCTCAACCCGGTCTACACCGTCGGCTGGCAACTGGTCGAGGCGGTCCGTCTCCACGACGAGGTCACCAGACGGGAGGCGAGAGACCGGGCGCTCGAACTCCTCGACCGGGTGGGCATCCCCGACGCGACCACCCGGTTCGACGACTACCCTCACGAGTTCTCGGGCGGGATGAAACAGCGGGTCGTCATCGCGATGGCGCTGGCGTCGAACCCCAAACTCCTCATCGCCGACGAGCCGACGACGGCGCTCGACGTGACCATCCAGGCACAGATCCTCCGGCTCCTCGTGGAGCTACAAGAGGAGTTCGACATGAGCATCCTCCTCATCACCCACGACCTGGGGGTGGTCGCCGAGGTGGCCGACCGGGTGGTCGTGCTGTACGCGGGGAAGGTGATGGAGACGGCGGGCGTCTACGACCTCTTCGACCGGCCGTCGCACCCGTACACGCGGGCGCTCCTCGACTGTCTCCCCGGCCGCGGCGGGCGGATGCGCTCTATCGGCGGGACGCTGCCGGACCCGACGGACCCGCCGCCGGGCTGTCGGTTCGCCGCGCGGTGCCCACACGCCGTCGACGCCTGTACCGACGGGGAACAGCCGCCGCAGTACGCGGTGAGCACGGGTGACGAGCACGCCGTCGCACACGAGGTCTCCTGCGTCCACTTCGGTCCCGGCGGGGACCCGAGCGTCGTCCTCGGCGAGCGAGCGGAGACGACCGGGTCGGACGGCCCAGCGACGGGAACGGGAGGTGACGACTGA